A single window of Nicotiana tomentosiformis chromosome 1, ASM39032v3, whole genome shotgun sequence DNA harbors:
- the LOC104109889 gene encoding calcium-dependent protein kinase 8-like: MGNCCVKPGKSAEKKKNKKNKPNPFSIDYGESGGGVKLVVLKEPTGQNIHDKYDLGRELGRGEFGVTYLCTDVDTGDKYACKSISKKKLRTAVDIDDVRREVEIMKHLPKHPNIVTLKDTYEDDNAVHIVMELCEGGELFDRIVARGHYTERAAAGILRTVVEVVQMCHRHGVMHRDLKPENFLFGNKKETAPLKAIDFGLSVFFKPGERFNEIVGSPYYMAPEVLKRNYGPEVDVWSAGVILYILLCGVPPFWAETEQGVAQAIIRSVIDFKRDPWPKVSDNAKDLVKKMLDPDPSRRLTAERVLEHPWLQNIKKAPNVSLGETVKARLKQFSVMNKLKKKALTVIAEFLSAEEVAGMRDAFEMMDTGKKGQINLGELKNGLQKLGHQSSDADLQILMEAADVDGDGSLNYAEFVAVSVHLRKMANDEHLHKAFSFFDKNQSGYIEIEELRSALSDEDDNNSEEVINAIMHDVDTDKDGCISYDEFAAMMKAGTDWRKASRQYSRERFNSLSLKLMRDGSLQLENKA; the protein is encoded by the exons ATGGGTAATTGCTGTGTGAAACCCGGTAAATCTGctgaaaaaaagaagaacaaaaagaacAAACCAAACCCCTTTTCAATTGATTATGGGGAATCTGGGGGTGGAGTTAAGCTTGTTGTATTGAAAGAACCAACAGGGCAGAACATACACGACAAGTATGATTTGGGTCGTGAGCTCGGAAGAGGAGAATTCGGGGTTACTTACCTATGCACTGATGTGGACACAGGCGATAAGTATGCCTGCAAATCGATATCCAAAAAGAAGCTAAGGACTGCAGTCGATATCGATGATGTTAGGAGAGAGGTTGAGATCATgaagcatttgcctaagcatccTAATATTGTGACTTTGAAGGATACATATGAGGATGATAATGCCGTGCACATTGTGATGGAACTGTGTGAGGGTGGTGAGTTGTTTGACCGTATCGTAGCTAGAGGTCACTATACCGAGAGGGCAGCTGCTGGAATTTTGAGGACTGTCGTTGAAGTCGTTCAG ATGTGTCACAGGCATGGGGTTATGCATCGTGATCTCAAACCTGAGAACTTTCTTTTTGGTAACAAAAAAGAAACAGCTCCACTGAAAGCAATTGACTTTGGGTTGTCAGTTTTCTTTAAACCTG GGGAACGCTTTAATGAGATAGTGGGAAGTCCTTATTACATGGCTCCAGAGGTTCTAAAGCGTAATTATGGACCAGAGGTTGACGTCTGGAGTGCTGGAGTTATACTCTACATTCTTCTTTGTGGCGTTCCACCCTTCTGGGCAG AGACTGAACAAGGAGTAGCCCAAGCAATTATTCGTTCTGTGATTGATTTCAAGAGGGATCCATGGCCTAAAGTTTCTGATAATGCAAAGGATCTTGTAAAGAAAATGCTTGATCCAGATCCAAGTCGACGGCTCACAGCTGAGCGAGTTCTTG AGCATCCCTGGTTACAAAATATAAAGAAAGCACCAAACGTCTCACTGGGTGAGACTGTAAAAGCAAGGCTCAAGCAGTTTTCAGTGATGAACAAGCTCAAGAAAAAAGCTCTAACG GTTATAGCTGAGTTTTTGTCTGCAGAGGAAGTGGCGGGAATGAGGGACGCatttgaaatgatggatactggaaagAAGGGCCAGATAAACCTTGGAGAACTTAAAAATGGTTTGCAGAAGCTTGGCCATCAGAGCTCTGATGCTGATCTTCAGATTCTCATGGAAGCT GCCGATGTTGATGGAGATGGAAGTTTAAATTATGCTGAATTCGTTGCTGTATCTGTTCATCTTAGAAAGATGGCTAATGACGAACACCTGCACAAAGCATTTTCATTTTTCGACAAAAACCAGAGTGGTTACATTGAAATCGAAGAGCTCCGTAGTGCCTTGAGCGATGAGGACGACAACAATAGTGAGGAAGTCATCAATGCCATTATGCATGATGTTGACACAGATAAG GATGGTTGCATTAGTTACGACGAATTTGCTGCGATGATGAAGGCTGGTACGGATTGGAGAAAAGCATCGCGACAGTATTCTCGTGAACGTTTTAACAGCCTCAGCTTAAAATTGATGAGGGATGGCTCGTTACAACTCGAAAACAAAGCCTAG